A DNA window from Camelina sativa cultivar DH55 chromosome 13, Cs, whole genome shotgun sequence contains the following coding sequences:
- the LOC104736877 gene encoding putative transcription elongation factor SPT5 homolog 1, which yields MPRNRDEDDDVDEDYEGLDLEEEEEEEEEEERGRGGGGGSRRKRGRSSFIDDYAEEDSQEEDDDDDEDYGSRGGGKGGAAASKRKKPSASIFLDREAHQVDDEDEEEEEDGEDDFIVDAGTDLPDERGDRRYERRFLSRDENDEDVEDLERRIQERFSRHHEEYDEEATDVEQQALLPSVRDPKLWMVKCAIGREREVAVCLMQKFIDRGADLQIRSVVALDHLKNYIYVEADKEAHVKEAIKGMRNIYANQKILLVPIREMTDVLSVESKAIDLSRDTWVRMKIGTYKGDLAKVVDVDNVRQRVTVKLIPRIDLQALASKLDGREVSKKKAFVPPPRFMNIDEARELHIRVERRRDPMTGDYFENIGGMLFKDGFLYKTVSLKSITVQNVTPTFDELEKFNKPSENGEGDFGGLSTLFANRKKGHFMKGDAVIVIKGDLKNLKGWVEKVDEENVLIRSEMKGLPDPLAVNEKELCKYFEPGNHVKVVSGTHEGATGMVVKVDQHVLIILSDTTKEHVRVFADHVVESSEVTTGVTKIGDYELHDLVLLDNLSFGVIIRLENEAFQVLKGVPDRPEVALVKLREIKCKIEKKFNVQDRYKNVIAVKDDVRVIEGPSKGKQGPVKHIYKGVLFIYDRHHLEHAGFICAKCTSCIVVGGSRSGANRNGGDSFPRYGNFKAPAPVPSSPGRFQRGRGGYNSGGRHRGGRGGGDDSLLGTTVKIRLGPFKGYRGPVVEVKGNLVRVELEMKIVTVDRDAISDNVATTPFRDTSRYSMGSETPMHPSRTPLHPYMTPMRDSGATPIHDGMRTPMRDRAWNPYTPMSPSRDSWEDGNPGSWGTSPQYQPGSPPSRAYEAPTPGSGWASTPGGSYSDAGTPRDHGSAYANAPSPYLPSTPGQPMTPSSASYLPGTPGGQPMTPGTGLDVMSPVIGGDAEAWFMPDILVDIHKAGEDSDVGVIRDVSDGTCKVSLGSSGEGDTIMALPSELEIVPPRKSDRVKIVGGQFRGSTGKLIGIDGSDGIVKIDDNLDVKILDLAILAKFVQP from the exons ATGCCTCGAAACAGGGACGAAGACGATGATGTTGACGAAGATTACGAAGGATTGGatttagaggaagaagaggaggaagaagaagaagaggagagaggaagaGGCGGTGGCGGCGGTTCTAGACGGAAGAGAGGAAGATCAAGTTTTATTGATGATTATGCGGAGGAGGATTCTcaggaagaagatgacgatgatgatgaagattatGGTAGCCGTGGTGGAGGTAAAGGAGGTGCAGCAGCTAGTAAGAGAAAGAAGCCTTCTGCTTCTATTTTCTTAGACCGAGAAGCTCACCAggttgatgatgaggatgaagaggaagaagaagatggagaagacg ACTTTATAGTGGATGCTGGAACAGACCTTCCGGATGAGCGTGGTGATAGACGGTATGAACGGAGGTTCCTTTCTCGTGATGAAAATGATGAGGATGTGGAAGATCTCGAGAGAAGAATTCAAGAGCGGTTCTCTAGGCATCATGAAGAATATGATGAAGAAGCTACAGATGTAGAACAACAAGCGCTTTTGCCATCAGTTCGTGATCCAAAATTGTGGATGGTGAAATGTGCG ATTGGCCGCGAAAGGGAGGTTGCTGTTTGTCTTATGCAAAAGTTCATAGATCGAGGAGCAGATCTGCAGATCAGATCTGTTGTTGCCCTTGACcatcttaaaaattatatatatgttgaagcAGACAAGGAAGCACATGTGAAAGAG GCAATCAAGGGCATGAGGAATATATATGCTAATCAGAAGATCTTACTTGTCCCCATAAGAGAAATGACGGATGTTCTTTCTGTTGAAAGCAAAGCAATTGATCTATCTCGGGATACATGGGTTAGAATGAAAATTGGGACGTATAAAGGTGATCTTGCTAAG GTAGTTGATGTTGATAATGTGCGCCAGAGGGTCACAGTCAAGTTAATCCCAAGAATCGATCTGCAGGCACTAGCCAGTAAACTG GATGGAAGAGaagtttcaaagaaaaaagCCTTTGTTCCACCTCCACGGTTCATGAACATTGATGAAGCTAG GGAATTGCACATACGTGTAGAGCGACGGCGTGATCCCATGACGGGTGATTACTTTGAAAATATTGGTGGGATGCTTTTCAAAGATGGTTTCCTGTACAAAACAGTATCATTGAAGTCCATTACTGTTCAGAATGTTACACCAACTTTTGACGAACttgaaaaatttaataaaccaaGTGAAAATGGAGAGGGCGACTTTGGTGGTCTGTCAACTTTATTCGCAAACAGAAAGAAAGGTCATTTCATGAAGGGTGATGCGGTTATTGTTATCAAGGGGGATTTAAAAAACTTGAAGGGTTGGGTTGAGAAAGTAGATGAAGAAAATGTCCTTATCAGATCAGAAATGAAAGGTCTTCCT GATCCTCTTGCTGTAAATGAGAAAGAGCTCTGCAAGTACTTTGAACCTGGAAATCATGTGAAAGTGGTTTCTGGGACCCATGAAGGAGCAACAGGCATGGTTGTCAAAGTTGATCAACATGTCCTGATCATATTATCTGACACAACCAAAGAACAC GTCCGTGTGTTTGCTGATCATGTTGTTGAGAGCTCAGAAGTGACAACTGGTGTTACCAAAATTGGGGACTATGAACTTCATGATCTTGTGCTGCTGGA TAACCTGAGTTTTGGAGTAATTATACGACTAGAGAATGAAGCTTTTCAG GTTCTTAAAGGGGTTCCTGACAGACCTGAGGTTGCTCTTGTCAAACTCagagaaatcaaatgcaaaattgAGAAGAAATTTAATGTTCAAGATCgctacaaaaatgtcattgctgTGAAAGATGATGTCAGAGTCATTGAGGGTCCTAGCAAA GGTAAACAAGGTCCtgtaaagcatatttacaaaggagtCCTATTTATATATGATCGACATCATCTTGAGCATGCCGGGTTTATCTGCGCTAAATGCACATCATGCATTGTTGTTGGTGGATCACGTTCTGGTGCTAATAGAAAT GGTGGTGATTCTTTTCCAAGGTATGGCAATTTCAAGGCGCCTGCTCCAGTACCCTCATCTCCAGGAAGATTCCAGCGCGGCAGAGGCGGATATAACT CTGGAGGGAGGCACAGGGGTGGAAGAGGAGGGGGGGACGATTCTTTGTTGGGTACTACTGTTAAAATCCGTCTAGGGCCTTTCAAGGGGTATAGGGGACCTGTAGTAGAAGTGAAAGGAAATTTAGTGCGTGTAGAACTTGAGATGAAGATTGTAACAG TTGATCGGGATGCAATATCAGATAATGTTGCGACAACACCGTTTAG AGATACATCTCGGTATAGTATGGGAAGCGAAACACCTATGCATCCTTCTCGGACTCCACTTCATCCTTATATGACTCCAATGCGGGACTCTGGAG CTACACCCATCCATGATGGAATGAGGACACCCATGCGTGATAGAGCTTGGAATCCTTACACGCCTATGAGTCCATCTAG GGATAGCTGGGAAGACGGAAATCCGGGATCTTGGGGAACAAGTCCTCAATATCAG CCGGGAAGTCCTCCTTCACGGGCATATGAAGCACCAACTCCTGGCTCAGGATGGGCTAGTACTCCTGGTGGTAGTTACTCGGATGCAGGGACACCTAGGGACCATGGTTCAGCTTATG CTAATGCCCCAAGCCCTTACCTACCATCGACACCTGGACAACCGATGACACCAAGCTCGGCTTCATACCTACCTGGAACTCCTGGAGGACAACCAATGACTCCAGGAACTGGCCTGGATGTCATGTCTCCTGTTATAG GTGGGGATGCTGAAGCATGGTTCATGCCCGATATTTTGGTTGACATACACAAGGCTGGAGAGGACAGCGATGTGGGCGTCATCCGAGATGTTTCG
- the LOC104738274 gene encoding uncharacterized protein LOC104738274, whose protein sequence is MVQKIWRRAIETVNSTGTVDVSHSRSINCGRKRILIEPHQVTDIPFHKRTTLRSMAIAMNVSLTTLFRRKKEGFIRRHTNSITPHLKEENLKGRLQFCISMLDKHTIPHEPKFVDMYNMVHIDEKWFYMTKKTENYYLLPTEEEPLSTCQSKNYIVKVMFLAAMARPRFDEEGKEIFSGKIGIFPFVTMEPAKRRSKNREAGTLELKAATSVKREDIKACLIEKVLPGIHEKWPLEDRHKTIFIQQDNARTHIAGGDKDFQEVALSNGFDNQLMCQPPNSPDLNILDLGSFSAIQSLQHKECPKTIEDLVRAVEDSFENYSTEKVNHIFLTLQSCMQEIMKVGGSNKYKTPHMSKSALERDDQLPIQISCDPVLVQSVFRYTNKREEEVIPMCQTQLEFSNMCTTDGNQNWENNKSQDHTNCLG, encoded by the coding sequence ATGGTGCAAAAGATTTGGCGAAGAGCAATAGAAACGGTTAATAGTACTGGAACAGTGGATGTATCTCACAGCAGATCTATAAATTGTGGTCGCAAAAGAATCTTGATTGAGCCACACCAAGTCACTGATATTCCGTTCCATAAGCGAACAACTTTGAGATCGATGGCCATAGCTATGAATGTGAGTCTTACAACATTATTTAGACGGAAGAAAGAAGGGTTTATTCGACGTCATACCAATAGCATCACGCCTCATCTGAAGGAAGAGAATCTGAAAGGTAGACTACAATTTTGCATTTCTATGTTGGATAAACATACTATACCTCATGAACCAAAGTTTGTTGATATGTACAATATGGTGCATATCGATGAAAAATGGTTCTACATGACAAAGAAGACCGAGAACTATTATTTACTTCCGACTGAAGAAGAGCCGCTAAGTACATGTCAAAGTAAGAATTACATCGTAAAAGTAATGTTTTTAGCTGCTATGGCTCGTCCAAGGTTTGACGAGGAAGGAAAGGAGATATTTTCTGGAAAGATTggaatatttccttttgttACTATGGAGCCAGCTAAGAGACGAAGTAAAAATAGAGAAGCTGGAACTTTGGAACTAAAGGCAGCAACATCGGTCAAAAGAGAAGATATAAAAGCATGTTTGATTGAAAAGGTTCTTCCTGGTATTCATGAAAAGTGGCCACTAGAAGATAGACACAAAACTATCTTCATCCAACAAGATAATGCAAGAACACATATTGCAGGTGGGGATAAAGATTTTCAAGAAGTTGCGTTAAGTAATGGTTTTGATAACCAGTTGATGTGTCAGCCACCAAACTCACCGgatctaaatattttagatcTTGGATCTTTTAGTGCTATTCAATCATTGCAGCATAAAGAGTGTCCAAAAACCATCGAAGATCTTGTTCGTGCGGTAGAAGATTCTTTTGAAAACTACTCTACTGAAAAGGTAAACCATATTTTCCTAACTCTTCAATCGTGCATGCAAGAGATTATGAAAGTTGGAGGATCGAACAAGTACAAGACACCACATATGAGCAAATCGGCGTTGGAAAGAGATGATCAGCTTCCTATACAAATAAGTTGTGATCCTGTATTAGTCCAAAGTGTGTTTCGCTATACAAataagagagaggaagaggtcaTTCCAATGTGTCAAACTCAATTAGAATTTTCAAACATGTGCACTACAGATGGAAACCAAAACTGGGAAAATAACAAAAGTCAAGATCATACAAATTGTTTAGGATAG